From the Poseidonibacter antarcticus genome, the window AATGTTCCAAATACTTCAAGTATATTTTTTGACAATGAGATTAATCTTACAGATTTTTGATTCTTAAAACCACTTGGTGTAATTGCAAAAATAAGAGTTTGTAAATCAATTTGTGATAATTTTTCAAGAGAGTTTATATTTAAATTTTTTAAATTGTCTAAAGACTTTTCAACATTAGTCCATTTAGTATTTTGTGTTAAAATGGCACCTAATAAAATTTCAAAACTATTATCATTAGGCCACCAATATTCATCCTTTTCATCTATTAAATTTTGTTCTTTTAAAAACAATAATAAATCATAGGAATTAGATATACTAATCAATCATAGCCTTTGTAATAATATATTCTTGATTATTACATAATTTTTTGATTTTAAAACACTGCGTTGCTTTTCCTTCTTCATTAATATCAGTAACCATCATTTG encodes:
- a CDS encoding 3-methyladenine DNA glycosylase; translation: MISISNSYDLLLFLKEQNLIDEKDEYWWPNDNSFEILLGAILTQNTKWTNVEKSLDNLKNLNINSLEKLSQIDLQTLIFAITPSGFKNQKSVRLISLSKNILEVFGTFENFCLKVDRRWLLEQKGIGPETADAILCYSCKQEYMVVDSYTNRLLKRFGYEFESYEELQNWCEYGINENYDKIAKLYNYEISLNKVYSRFHGKIIEFMKRNPKG